In Mercenaria mercenaria strain notata chromosome 13, MADL_Memer_1, whole genome shotgun sequence, a single window of DNA contains:
- the LOC123529260 gene encoding uncharacterized protein LOC123529260, translating into MKWTILVTVNDGYFDFFQNWLHFYRKLHLNYRLIVIAEDDIVFFKLQQLDGNLITLEKSRRNSSREAVVYGSEAFSELASARPTYILKYLQNRVNIVYADIDAVWLRNPFPYFNGSFDMWMQSDGPKSLCTGLMAIKSSNDTIKLMLEWEASLKKHLQIDQSAFNKVVKYSKARLKTLDTNLFPSGRLYFKEFKDNQRSNVVIVHNNFIKGHPAKLQRFKTYKLWYSQ; encoded by the coding sequence ATGAAATGGACAATTCTGGTAACAGTTAACGATggatattttgacttttttcaaaactggctTCATTTCTACAGAAAGCTTCATTTGAACTATAGACTGATAGTAATAGCGGAAGACGACATTGTTTTCTTTAAACTACAACAACTTGATGGGAACTTAATAACACTTGAAAAAAGTCGGCGGAATTCTTCGAGAGAGGCTGTAGTGTATGGAAGTGAAGCGTTTAGCGAGCTGGCATCTGCACGTCCGACTTATATCCTTAAATATCTTCAGAATAgagtaaacattgtgtatgcagaCATAGATGCTGTCTGGTTACGGAATCCTTTTCCTTACTTCAACGGAAGCTTTGACATGTGGATGCAATCTGACGGGCCTAAGAGTTTGTGTACAGGACTAATGGCTATTAAAAGTAGCAATGACACGATAAAGCTTATGCTGGAGTGGGAAGCTTCATTGAAGAAACATCTTCAAATTGACCAGTCTGCATTCAATAAGGTGGTAAAATACTCAAAGGCACGCTTAAAAACTTTAGATACTAACCTTTTTCCTTCAGGACGTCTATATTTTAAAGAATTCAAAGACAATCAAAGAAGCAATGTTGTAATCGttcataataatttcataaaaggtCATCCAGCAAAACTACAACGCTTCAAAACATATAAGCTGTGGTACTCCCAATAG
- the LOC128547781 gene encoding uncharacterized protein LOC128547781: MKYVVQSRKSGEVRCLFNFEVFEKYTSTYKEINEFFKNATGIGLDENLDFLDDELDEIEMETVNSAISSLEPTTAEPEPQDLEQPNKKFKSASESDITRLKAQNTERTTDSSTKWAVGLLKAWMSENEYLNESFEDLDPTTLDTLLQQFYACLQSRKGGNYSKSALVGIRAGINCHLTAPPFSRLLNLMKDREFMASNQVLTGLIKGLKREGKDISKNKEPISEEDHIKLYESGVFSEHKPETLQNKVMYEIIAQFGRRGREGLQTLKKELFVIKKDVKDRRYLTMAYNEADKTHHGLDSREKSKEPRMYETGDDFCPLKSPLKSFEKYLSKLHPQCERLFQRPQRVFAGPESETWFENSPLGVNKINGFMARLSEAAKLSQRYTNHCVRAFVSTHLSHKGFSNEAIMAVTGHRNVQSLTSYIKPHDDGKHNLSNALTYKSRNSSEVKPYNPVSSVVVPEPVVEIETSEPKDQLQSLDQCSQLQVASSSSTSVSSVNHRWQ, translated from the exons ATGAAATATGTTGTCCAATCAAGGAAATCTGGTGAAGTTAGATGTTTGTTCAACTTTGAAGTTTTCGAAAAGTACACTTCCACatacaaagaaataaatgaattctttaAAAATGCCACTGGGATTGGTCTTGATGAAAATTTGGACTTTCTTGATGATGAACTTGATGAAATAGAAATGGAAACTGTTAACTCTGCAATTAGTAGTTTAGAGCCAACCACTGCAGAGCCTGAACCTCAAGACTTAGAGCAGCCAAATAAAAAATTCAAGAGTGCTTCAGAATCAGACATAACAAGATTAAAAGCTCAGAACACCGAGAGAACCACTGACAGCAGCACTAAATGGGCCGTTGGCTTATTAAAAG CCTGGATGTCTGAAAATGAGTATCTGAATGAATCATTTGAAGACCTGGATCCGACAACACTGGACACGCTTCTTCAGCAATTCTATGCTTGTCTGCAGAGCAGGAAAGGTGGAAACTACTCCAAATCAGCACTAGTTGGTATCCGAGCAGGTATTAACTGTCACCTCACAGCGCCACCATTCTCGAGACTGCTGAATTTAATGAAGGATCGTGAATTCATGGCATCTAATCAGGTTCTCACTGGATTGATCAAAGGTCTGAAAAGAGAAggtaaagatatttcaaaaaacaAAGAGCCCATTTCTGAGGAAGATcacataaaattatatgaaagTGGCGTGTTTTCAGAACATAAGCCTGAAACATTGCAGAACAAAGTAATGTATGAAATAATTGCTCAATTTGGACGCCGTGGCAGGGAAGGTTTGCAAACACtgaaaaaagaattatttgttataaaaaaagatGTAAAAGATAGGCGTTACCTAACGATGGCCTATAATGAGGCAGATAAAACGCATCACGGACTTGACAGTCGAGAAAAAAGTAAGGAGCCAAGGATGTATGAAACGGGGGATGACTTCTGCCCACTTAAAAGCCCACTTAAAAGCTTTGAGAAGTACCTTTCAAAGCTCCATCCACAATGTGAAAGATTATTTCAACGGCCACAGCGAGTATTTGCAGGTCCCGAGTCTGAAACCTGGTTTGAAAACTCTCCCTTGGGAGTTAACAAAATAAATGGCTTTATGGCAAGGCTATCCGAAGCAGCAAAATTGTCACAAAGGTACACTAATCATTGTGTTCGGGCATTTGTGTCTACCCATTTGAGTCATAAAGGGTTTTCAAATGAAGCAATCATGGCTGTTACTGGACACAGGAATGTACAAAGTCTGACATCTTACATAAAACCACATGATGATGGAAAACATAACCTTAGTAATGCACTCACCTACAAAAGCAGGAATTCTTCTGAGGTCAAGCCATATAATCCAGTAAGTTCAGTGGTCGTACCAGAACCAGTAGTAGAAATTGAAACATCAGAGCCTAAGGATCAACTCCAGTCACTGGACCAGTGTAGCCAGCTTCAAGTTGCTTCTTCAAGTTCAACATCTGTATCCTCAGTaaaccacaggtggcagtaa